The Hordeum vulgare subsp. vulgare chromosome 7H, MorexV3_pseudomolecules_assembly, whole genome shotgun sequence DNA window GCGAGAGATACACGTAATATAGACTAAAAGGCGGTTGTAAACACTACTATATAAATGATACCATGATGGATTTTCGCATGCAACCTTGCTGAATGACACCTTCATTGAGATTCTGCCAAATTTGCGAGGGCTCACATAAATGGACAGAAAAATATTGGGTACGACTAATGAATAAAAAGATACTGAATGTTAATAATTGGGTGGAGCCCAAAAGACACCTTGGTTGACAACCACACCAAATGATATATGTATGCATTTCGATAAACACATTAGTGATACACTTTCGTCTCGTCTTGATGGATGTGTTgtattcatgttgttgttgtggcattTATTGGTTGGGGCTCGCATACTAGAATTGGCGATGTGGGCACACGTGTGCTCTCCCATATGGAAGGCATCACTTTGGAAAAACGTTTTAATTATTCATAAATGTGCTTTGGTGATGTCTTGGCTTGGTTCTCCCTTTGTTGTTATTAGGTGTTCTACTTGTCAATGTTGTCTTTATTTTTTCATTTGTTGTTATTTAGTGTATCAAACTTGTTTGATATTTTTCCCTTGACCTTATCTCTCATTGAATTCACATGCATGATGTACTACTTATATGAGTGGGATACAAATGTTGAAGTCATGCTAGAACATTGTTGGTTGTGAGAGATCACTTACTTCAAATATTTTAGTCATTACGACACACAATCTACCTTTTCTAGCCCTTTTAAAACTTTGCCCTAATTTTGTTACGTGGGTATCACTCTCAATCCCAAGTGGGCTCCTGCATGGATCTAGATAGGTGTCGAGTTTCTTAGGGCATGCCTGAGGCAATAGTTGGAGCAAGATGGTTAAGCACAACCAGTTCCTTGACTCAAGACGAACCTTCCAAACCACCATTGTTTTCTCGAGTGGAAAATTAGGAATCGGAATCTGACACTAGATAAGTGAGCGTGAGTGATCAACGATGATCGTTTTGGGGAAAAGAGGCTCAGCGAGACAACACAAACCCTATTGGCTTCCTTTTTGTGTTggcctacttgtgcatccatctcCCACGCAAACAAACATATCGACTAACTTGTGAATCCTATTTCAACACTAACCACCATCATTGCCGCTCCCTCTGAAGTTACCCTGGAATCCCTAATCCTACaccgtgtgcgtgtgtgtgtgtgtgtgagagagagagggggggggggagaaggAGAGAGGTGTTCGGGGTCGGGCTTAATCAACTCACCCCACACCCCTAACAAATGTGTCACATATGTAATATCTAATTCAACAAGTTATGTTGGACTGACACCAAGCTCCGCCTACCAGGAAAGGACACAACAAAGGGGGGCATACTAATACAAACTTGGTTAACTAGGGCAATTTAGAGAAAAAAACTTGTCAAATGGGATATAAATTGTCATAAACTCTATTTcagggaataaagagtggaattcACTCTTTCCTATAATTATGATTCAGTAGGACATTCTCCTTGTTGCaaatcttctttgtatgttttgttCATGAAACATAATCAAAGTTGCAAGTAATTTGCTCTTAGAGCACCCCAAAGTGCTTAAGAGACAAGCGTAATATAATTGACAACACCGATGCTACAAAAGTTGATAGTAGATAAAAAAACTTGAATGCTAAGATAAATCAAATGCATTTTTAAATTATCATGCATTCACAATCTATATGTGGTGCTAGCAGCAAACAAATCAAAAAGGTGAACGGAATGTAGTTTTGTTGTTAAGTTACGTGTGCTGGATCCGCACGCAGTATATAAAGTTCTAAGCAAGCAACAACATTCGAACTTCGAATGCAGTTATGTGTTAGAAATAACAACTCCCTCTAGCCATCGTAATATTTTTTTATGTTTGGTGTAtcatgcaaaaaaagttgttcacCATTTCAATGTTTTTAAGTATACTTGacctcttagagcatctccatcTCCCAAAGTCCCAATGACAAGATGCTGAGATATTTAGCAATAAGCTAAAAAGGTCAAGATAAAAAAAGGTTTAGCACCCAATGTTTAGATAAACCAAATATATTCAAGACACACGGAAGATGGTGCTAGCAGAAAACAAATCAAGGAAATCTCTGAGTACATAAAGCAAAGATAGATGAACGGAGAAAGAACACATGTGCCTGTTTTAGTGTTTATTacccccgttcctaaatataagtctttgaagaAATTCCACTAGAAGACTATATacaaagcaaaataagtgaatctatactctaatgtatgtctatatacatcgtatgtagttttttagtgatttttttaaaaaaacttatatttaaaaacaaaggaagtaTAATTCATTCGTTAATGCCGAGACATGGACGCTTTTATGGCTTTGCCACTAATTGACTTGGCAACATAGGATGTCACACTAAGCAAGCAAAACCCAACATTCAAGTTTGGGACGGTTGGGAAAAGGACATCTTCCCTTGATCATCCTTATTTCTTTTATATGAAGTACCACTACAATAAGTTATTCACCAAATCAAATATTTTCTTCTTCCAATATTGTATTCAACAGGACAAGGGTATGACTAATTTGCAAACCAACAGGTGGTTGGATAGTTAGGAGGATGTTGGTATTTTCTATCCATCAGAATTTAGGTCTCAGACTTGATATTTATGCTTGTATCTTTTTAAAATTTATTTCAGACTTTTTGATGATGTGCGTTCAGTTGAAGGAGACGTTTCCGTCGATTACGAAAGTGTCTGTGACGACTTCTTTAATCTTAAAATATTATGCCGACATAGGATAAAATATGCGGGCTTGCGTTATATAGAAACAAGTGTGTGTTCGTGTATATGAGCGGTTTCGATTATACTGTGTTAAAAAATACTccctcgttcctaaatataagtctttttaaagattttactaaaagactatatacgaagcaaaatgattgaatttacactctaaaatatgtttatcagtatgtagttttctaatgaaatctcttaaaaaattatatttagaaacagagggagtatatgattAATTTATGTACACAAAACAGCAAGTAGCAGTATATACATTCTTCTTAagccaaaacaagatacggaaagTGTAGAAGAAAACAAATCGAATCTCCCTACAAGTTGTTTAGTGTGTTCCGGCTGGCCCACGGGACAGGGACGCGGACTCCCGCGGCGGCGTATTATAAGCGTAATTACCCAACCTTCCCGGGGTTCTGGACGCAACAACTCGCCCCCCGCAAGGTTTAATCCGAAAAAACTTGCCACACCAACGAAGCAACCCCCCTCCCCCTGGTGGCTTCCTTCCGTTCCCCGGCCGCCTCCGGCGACCCCACCCCCGCCACGCGCCGGCCGGCCGCCCCGGACTCGCGCTCGCCGAGGGAGGGGCGGGATGGGGCTGCTTCGGGGGTTCTCGGTGGGGGCCGTGATGAAGCGGATGTGCAAGGCGGTGCTGAAGAAGGGGCTCGGGGATCTGTTCCTCGGCGAGCTCGACCTCGACCAGCTCGACCTGCAGCTCACCCGCGGCACGCTCGAGCTCACCGACCTCGCGCTCAACGCCGACTACATCAACAGCCAGGTGCGTCACGCCTATCGCCTCCCCGCTCCTTCGTCCCTGACCCGTGTGGGTTGGGTTTGGGGCGCGTTTTTTTTTTTCGTGTTCGATCGGACGCGGCGGAATCGGGTTTTCGGGTGCGTTCCGTCGCGATTGGTCGTCCCCGCGTGCCGAGGGGAATCGAATTGTGGTGTGATGATGGGCAGGTTGGATGTAGGGTGGGGGTGGTGGGGGTTGGATGACTAAATCAGTTCCCTCTGATTTTGGTTGCTATTGGGCACTGGGGTGACGTGTATAGGCTCGATTTGGTTAGAATTTTGGACGGGTTTTTGCGAATGACAGGGGCAAAGGATGGACGGGGAACCCGTCGTTTTCCCTTACCAGGCATTCAGGCTGGTAAGTTTTTCGTTCGCTGGCGACCGCAGGTGGCTGTGGATTTTGACTAAGCGGCGGTCGTGGTCTCGTTGTGGTTTAGTAGGGCTCTTGGAGTGCAGTTTGCATCTAGAAGTGTACGATCAGTCTGGAGTATTAGGGTTTGGGAGAAGCTGTGGGGTGTTGGTCCCTGTCTGCAGTTCCTGCATTTGAATCATAATAATTTAAACATTGTTACAATGGACTGAATGGAGCATGTGCAATCATATGCCGTCCAACTGTCAGTTATGGTATTAAGCTGGATCATAATTTTCTAGCTTGTACAGTTCAGTGTTTAATCCTTCTCTACAAACCCGACACCTGATTTGTTGTGATACTTACTGCTTAGAATATACTACTAATCTTATGCGCATGCTCCTCCTACCGCCCACTGTGAAAACTTACATTTTCAACTTCTTCTGTTTCGCGATGAACATAGAACTGTAAATATGAAACCTGTGTATCTGAATCTGTAGTTTGTTATAAATTGAACTGTTCAATTGGGCCCTCACTTCAGATTTTTTAAGTTAATATCTTTCTCCATTTCAGCTATCAGGATTATCTATCATGGTGAAAGAAGGATCAATAAAATCTCTGCTGGTTAAATTTCCTCTACAGTTAAAGAGTTGTGAGATTGTAGTGGAAGACTTGGAGCTTGTGCTCGCTCCATCTGTTGCTATTGAAATTCCACCTGTAGTTGCTGAATGCTCTGTTTCTGGTAATAGTAGTTCCACACAGGCATCAGTCAACACCAAAAGAAATGAATCTGATAAACACTGTTCTACATCTGCATCTCGAGATGTGGATGAGGGTGTCAAGAGAATAGCCAATGCTGTCAAGTGGTTTCTTACAAACTTCAAAATCAAGTTTAAAAATACATATGTTGTATTTGATCCTCAGACCATTTTGGATAACAAGATCTCAGAATTTAACCGATCACTTGTTTTCCGGGTTAAAGAGATAGAATTTGGAACTAATCTTTCAACAGATGGTCTTGTCAAGTTGAATAATTTCGTAACGTTCCATGAGGCGGTGATCGAGTTCTTGAAAATGGATGATGTTGATGTACTTCATCAGAATGGTTTGGATAAAGCAACAGCTGACATCTCATCAGGTCATAGTACTACCTCGGTCTTGACAGGTCCTATTGGTGGATTCTCAGGGACATTGAACTTAAGCATCCCGTGGAGTAATGGATGCTTGAACCTTAAGAAAATCGACGCAGATGTATCTGTTGATTCATTAGAGTTGCTGTTACAAATCAGCAGTATCCAGTGGTTCATGGATGTGTGGGATTCTCTCCATAGGAATCAAGCAATTGAACAGATTCGTCCCCATAATACGGCAGATATGTCCTTGAGCACCTCCAGATCTGCCTTAAGCACTTTGAAGTCAGGTTTAGATTCAGTGATGATCAGGAGGGAAGACACAGACCAGATTGCACTTTCACAAAACAGGCAAGACAAATATCAGGATTCTTTTCTAACTAAGGCACATGTTATTCAAGACTGGATTCCGGAGCTCGTTGTTCACGAGGATCAAGGTGACCCTGATTCAGATTGTGACGAAAGGTTTGTTTCTTTATTTAATTCCTTAAAATTCTTAATGACATTCGTTGCACTGTGTTTCTATCAGCTTCCAATTTACTTTAGATCACAATGATTAATCCCTTAAAGAAGTATATGTTTGACATAGCTGTTATGAGATCATTGTAGAAAAGATTAAAATATCTTGTTGCTACGTCATATTGCATCCATTTCTTTGGCTTATGAATGACTGACCAGATGTATGATTTTACATAATTTTTGGTCATCAATTTTGAACTATAAGGTGCATGCTTTGGGAGTCACAGCTAACAGTGGTCATTGCAACACACACTTGTTGCTCCTGTCCTGCCCTTTACTTGAGCTGTCTTATGGATGTTCCGCTGTCTTATAGTTGCAACTTACCGAGGATCACTGCCCATTGGGCTAGAAAAATAGTTCTCTGCAATTGGTATCTTGCCTGGGATTTCGTTGACCAGATGTACTAGACCTCTTCATTGACTAGCATATCTTTTCCTCTGCTTtgtctttatttattttgttatcCTGTAAGAGTCTATCTCTGCTACGTGTGTTTGCATTTACATTTATTAAGAGAAGCAGGTCATTTGAGCCAAAAAAGAAAGCAAGATTTGGACTAGCCTAAGTGGATTACTGATTTGTTCTTATCTTTGACAGCATTGATCAGTTCTTTGAATGTTTTGAAGAACTGAGGAACTCCCAGACTAATTTAGGAAATAGCGGCATATGGGACTGGACGTGTTCAGTATTCAACGCAATTACTTTTGCATCCACTTTAGCTTCTGGATCAGATCAAGTTCCTAAAGGTATATAATGCTTATTTTGTTATGGATTTATGCTTCATATTTGATTTGTTTGTCTTGTATGAACAGTGGAATGGCAATATATGCGATAGCATTGACTTCCATAATCGAGTTTTTCTTATGACACACTTTCTTGCGGATTCAGGGCATAGTTTGTACTTTGTAGCCTAAAGTTTGCCACACCTAATCTTAGTCGTGCCACAATACCGTATGCATGTGTTGGTTCACAGCCACACTTTTTTAGCCATATGGTCCACATGCCATAGTCTCAGTTTTTTGCCAAATCACCACATATGTGGTGGCCATTTCGTTCGCCACACCTTTTGTGGCAGCCACATTTGCCTTGGTTAGTTGTGGCAAAGTTAATCATGAACCAAACATGCCCTCATTTATCTTGGATAACTTGGCTCACTCTAATGCCATCCATGCTAAGTTCATAGTGTTTCACACTTCTAAGGAAAAATGTTACACCAACTGTTAGTCAGCATGCAAACGAAACATCCTGGTAAAAAACATGGATACATTATGTTGACTTGTGAATAACAGCAGACGTATATGATGCTCTAAGAGCATTCCATGCTGGTATCCACACCTATGAGTTCCACCGCAGGCGCGTGACTTTGTATAACAGCTTCTATCCATTCTCTTGCCATGGCTATAAGCTATAGCATTGTGAGCATGTAAAACACCATCGAATGTGTTCCAGTATTGAATCGAACCAAGTGGCTGTAATGTTTTGTTTTCAGTTAATTATTGTCTGATCTTCTAAATCTCAAGACTTGCTTTCCTTCTCATTCTAACAGAAGCGCCGATTGAGAAAACGTTACGGGCTTCCATTGCTGAGATATCTGTCATTCTCTTGTTCAGCGATGAAATGGATACTGGCGATTCCAGTGTTCCTGTCAGTCTCGTCAATGATATGAGAAATTCCGAAATGTTCTCGAGCTGCCTTTCCTCCCCGCAGATTGAACAATCGATGATGTATCCTGCTACTGCTTCCAGCTTAAATATGCATCATCTTGAAGCCAAGTGTCAGAACATTCATCTTGAACTTGAGGTATTGTTTTCCTCTGCAGCACTTGTTCTGAGTTCATGCATTGTTGAAGTCTTATAGCTTGatactgattttttttttctgatgTCCGCAGACATATCCCAAAAAATTAGGGTTCAAGGCATTGATTGCCCACATGAAGCTTGATGAATACTACAGTACTAACCATGATTCAAATCACTTACACCTTGGCACTGCTTTCTTAAATAATAATTTCTGTAGAGAAGTTCAAGCTGCTCTCCCTGAATTCCCATTTGCTGCTCAAGATTATTGGGTAGAAACAGCTGGAAGCTCTTCCCGCCGTTCAGAAAAATTCATTAAGGTTGAGCTGCTAAAAACATTTGGTGAGTCCACATTCCATTATGATGTCAGTAGCACAGATCAAGATGGCAACTCAGTAAGCACAACTTCACTGTCCATATATTTGGCTCCTTTGACTTCGTGGGTGCACTTCCATACAGTATACATGATACTGAATTTTGTCAGTAAAGTCGAGTCTGATGTGTTACATGGAGAGCATAGACTTAATAGGGATGGGGATGAAAGAAGCAGCAAACTGGCTAATACTTCCTCAAGCGACTCTCTGAAGGTTCAGATAGCCCCATCACATGCAAGAATCGTCTTTTGCTTTCCTTCTGAGCCCTCATGGGACTTAGGTCGCCCGTCAATCCTGGATAAGTTCCTTGTCATCGACCACACGACATCTCataactcagcagaagcctcttcCCCACTTCGAAATGAAAGGTTTAATGATGTCCATCCAAGCACACAATCTACTTCACTCCATTTGGCTACCGGGAACTTTGACATCTACTTGGTTAAACCCTCCAGTGCATTGGATGGTATATGTGCTTTAAGTAGGCAAACTTTCTCTGCTCTGAAGATTTTATCTGTGACTAGATCTGATTATGAGGACTCCAGCATTAGAATGATCCGAAAAAACCACCCTGTAACTTGCCCTGAGATGGTGAGCAAAGTTTGGAGTTTGCCGAGCCTACATGATCAGAAGATTActcagaaagaaaataataaatggGTCGGTGTTGCCTCTTCTACAACTTCACAAGATCTTGTAGAGTCAAGTCTCAGTATTCGCCAGGAACTCATTCGGAGCACTGAGTTCTTGCTACATGTCCAACTTCCTTGTGTTTCTGTTCATCTCAATAAGAAGGATTGTGGACTACTTAATCAGCTGCTAGATCACGTACTCGACGGGCTTTCAGATGGAGCACCACACAGTTCTGAAAATGTCAAGGACAAAAATAACGAAATTGCCATTCAAACATCTGTCACCTTTGAATGCAGCATGTTAGATATTTGTACTGAGTTGGATGAAACTATGGAAGTTGGTCCATCGTTGCAGACAGAACTAGAAGGTTCTTGGAATCGCCTTAAGTTATCCATTTCAAAATTGTCTCTGTGCTCCTTCTCTAATGTTGGTGGGGTCAAGAATACCAGTTTTCTTTGGGTGAATCATGGTGAAGGTGAGCTTTGGGGTTCGGTTACCGGTACAGATGATAAAACCTGTGAAGAAAGCAAAGATTTTCTtctagttatttgcaaggattctGCTAGCAGGAGGGGTGATGGTGAAGGTAACAATGTATTGTCTTTTGGTACTGCTGGCTGTTCCGTGACCCACATCAGGAACCCAAACCTACAAGAGAATTATACTTCTGTCAATGTTCGTTCTGGGACAATTGTGGCACCTGGTGGACGTATGGATTGGGTCAGTGGAATATCTTCGCTGTTCAGTTCAGGTTCAAGTGGAACTGAACAATCCAAGAACAGTAGTAGCACAAATAATTCACAGGCTGGCGAACCATTTTGGTCCTCTTTTTTTCTCGAGTTAGCCGATGTTGCTCTGAGCTATGAACCTCACCTGAAAAATTCCTCATTCAATGCTGACGCTCCGGACTGCAAGTTTTTCTCATGCCTTTTAGCTGCATCATCATTTAAACTTCATAATAAATCTGCATCAGATTCTGCAGCTACTGATTTTGATATCCAACTGCGAGATCTCGGTCTTCTCATTTGTGAATCGTCTGGTTCCAAAAATGTCACTTGTGGTTAtgatgttgagtaccttcgtcaaATGGGCTATGCTAAGATTGGCCATAACACATTCATTGAAGCTGCTCTAAGAACTGATACTTCCTTTTGGAAACTTGAAATATCCGAGTCACTGTTTGATATTGGGACATGTCGTGATACAACACATGGTCTTGTTCGTTTGGTTTCCCAACTACAAAAGCTATATGCTCCGGATATGCGGGACGCTTTAGCTCATCTTCAATCTAGGTGGAATATTGTCCAACAGGCAAACGCACAAAATATGCCCAGTGATGCATCAGATATGTCAGAGAGCACTGACAACTTGGCAGATTCGGGAGAGTGCAAGTCAGATGGTCTGCTTGATGACATAATTGAGGATGCTTTTTACACTGATCAGGCCTACACAGACTACAATTTTTGGGACAGAAATTGTCATAACTCGAGCAGCAGTGAAATGAATGCTGAATATGAGATGAATATGGCGAACCCTGAGGCAGCTGATGTCGGTGTTTCACAAATAGTCGCCCCAAAAGCGAATACTGCCCAAATACCAATTAAGCAGAATTCCTGTCCTGAGCAAATCATTGACTCTTATTATATGCCTGATCTTCTAaattcatcattgtcatcatctccTTGTAATGTAAACCATCAGTCGTCTGGTGATGATGCTCGTAAAACCATGGACTGTGATGATGGTGGATGGTACAACAATAGCCCCTTGACGATAGTTGAAAACCATGTTTACAAAAGGAACAGCCCACATGGAGAGCATGTGTACCAACAAGAAGGCAAGCCTGCTGTTTGCAGCTTGAATTCTGATGAATCTTGTAATCTGAAAGGCAAGATTCTTATTCATGATATAGACGTTA harbors:
- the LOC123410864 gene encoding autophagy-related protein 2-like; protein product: MGLLRGFSVGAVMKRMCKAVLKKGLGDLFLGELDLDQLDLQLTRGTLELTDLALNADYINSQLSGLSIMVKEGSIKSLLVKFPLQLKSCEIVVEDLELVLAPSVAIEIPPVVAECSVSGNSSSTQASVNTKRNESDKHCSTSASRDVDEGVKRIANAVKWFLTNFKIKFKNTYVVFDPQTILDNKISEFNRSLVFRVKEIEFGTNLSTDGLVKLNNFVTFHEAVIEFLKMDDVDVLHQNGLDKATADISSGHSTTSVLTGPIGGFSGTLNLSIPWSNGCLNLKKIDADVSVDSLELLLQISSIQWFMDVWDSLHRNQAIEQIRPHNTADMSLSTSRSALSTLKSGLDSVMIRREDTDQIALSQNRQDKYQDSFLTKAHVIQDWIPELVVHEDQGDPDSDCDESIDQFFECFEELRNSQTNLGNSGIWDWTCSVFNAITFASTLASGSDQVPKEAPIEKTLRASIAEISVILLFSDEMDTGDSSVPVSLVNDMRNSEMFSSCLSSPQIEQSMMYPATASSLNMHHLEAKCQNIHLELETYPKKLGFKALIAHMKLDEYYSTNHDSNHLHLGTAFLNNNFCREVQAALPEFPFAAQDYWVETAGSSSRRSEKFIKVELLKTFGESTFHYDVSSTDQDGNSVSTTSLSIYLAPLTSWVHFHTVYMILNFVSKVESDVLHGEHRLNRDGDERSSKLANTSSSDSLKVQIAPSHARIVFCFPSEPSWDLGRPSILDKFLVIDHTTSHNSAEASSPLRNERFNDVHPSTQSTSLHLATGNFDIYLVKPSSALDGICALSRQTFSALKILSVTRSDYEDSSIRMIRKNHPVTCPEMVSKVWSLPSLHDQKITQKENNKWVGVASSTTSQDLVESSLSIRQELIRSTEFLLHVQLPCVSVHLNKKDCGLLNQLLDHVLDGLSDGAPHSSENVKDKNNEIAIQTSVTFECSMLDICTELDETMEVGPSLQTELEGSWNRLKLSISKLSLCSFSNVGGVKNTSFLWVNHGEGELWGSVTGTDDKTCEESKDFLLVICKDSASRRGDGEGNNVLSFGTAGCSVTHIRNPNLQENYTSVNVRSGTIVAPGGRMDWVSGISSLFSSGSSGTEQSKNSSSTNNSQAGEPFWSSFFLELADVALSYEPHLKNSSFNADAPDCKFFSCLLAASSFKLHNKSASDSAATDFDIQLRDLGLLICESSGSKNVTCGYDVEYLRQMGYAKIGHNTFIEAALRTDTSFWKLEISESLFDIGTCRDTTHGLVRLVSQLQKLYAPDMRDALAHLQSRWNIVQQANAQNMPSDASDMSESTDNLADSGECKSDGLLDDIIEDAFYTDQAYTDYNFWDRNCHNSSSSEMNAEYEMNMANPEAADVGVSQIVAPKANTAQIPIKQNSCPEQIIDSYYMPDLLNSSLSSSPCNVNHQSSGDDARKTMDCDDGGWYNNSPLTIVENHVYKRNSPHGEHVYQQEGKPAVCSLNSDESCNLKGKILIHDIDVKWRMYAGDDWPLAHNDSTSHLCSNGRDRSSSLEFIVSGLGVQFDMYPDGAVSVSRLSISAQDLNLCDQNTHAPWKMVLGCYSSKDYPRESCSTAFKLELESVRPEPQAPLEDYRLCLEILPLQLHLDQGQLNFLISFFQNDSINNNPHVPCENEIVGMDSTTYGSTTIVDEALLPFFQKFDVKPLVLHINYIPRQFDPIALGKGNYAELLNILPWKGIDLKLKNVSAMGVYGWNSICETVAAEWLEDISKNQVHKVLKGLPPIKSLVAVGSGTKKLVSLPIKSYKKDRKLLKGMQRGAVAFIRSVSIEAVGLGVHLAAGAHDMLLKTERALTAVPPPLTSREAKKTKENIRANQPEGAHQGLKQAYESLTDGFGRTASALIGNPIKVYNRGGSTGSILATAICGAPAAAVAPVSASARAMHYALLGLRNSLDPEHKKESAYKYSGPSQS